The Coffea arabica cultivar ET-39 chromosome 1e, Coffea Arabica ET-39 HiFi, whole genome shotgun sequence genome has a window encoding:
- the LOC113715757 gene encoding transcription factor UNE12 isoform X1, producing the protein MANNPTDGPSDDFLEQILGFPAYAGAAAPTDPNLAPGNDAHALPPPMMLQLSSGDASSHLASVGLGVGVGLGVGTGGTFHGGNFPLGLSLEQGKAGGFVKMEEASGSGKRFRNDAVDGRPAAPSVRPGFHGQPLPTTVPVIPHPPAIRPRVRARRGQATDPHSIAERLRRERIAERIRALQELVPSVNKTDRAAMLDEIVDYVKFLRLQVKVLSMSRLGGAGAVAPLVTDIPISSVEEESGEGGRPQPAWDKWSNDGTERQVAKLMEENVGAAMQFLQSKALCIMPISLASAIYHTQPPDASNLIKPETNPPP; encoded by the exons ATGGCTAATAATCCCACTGACGGCCCCTCCGACGACTTCCTTGAGCAAATCCTAGGGTTTCCTGCCTATGCCGGAGCTGCAGCCCCAACCGACCCCAACTTGGCTCCCGGGAATGACGCCCATGCCTTGCCGCCTCCCATGATGCTCCAGCTCAGCTCCGGCGACGCCTCCTCTCACCTCGCCAGTGTCGGCCTCGGCGTTGGAGTTGGACTCGGTGTTGGCACTGGTGGTACCTTTCACGGGGGTAATTTTCCTTTAGGGCTGAGTTTGGAGCAAGGCAAGGCGGGAGGGTTTGTGAAGATGGAAGAAGCCTCCGGGAGCGGGAAGAGGTTCCGAAACGACGCCGTTGATGGCAGACCTGCTGCTCCTTCCGTCAGACCT GGTTTCCATGGACAGCCATTGCCAACGACAGTTCCTGTAATTCCACATCCACCTGCAATTCGACCAAGGGTGCGGGCAAGGCGAGGTCAGGCTACAGATCCTCACAGTATAGCTGAGAGG CTACGCAGAGAACGAATAGCAGAAAGAATTAGAGCTTTGCAAGAATTGGTTCCCAGTGTCAATAAG ACTGACAGGGCAGCAATGCTTGATGAAATTGTAGATTACGTGAAGTTCCTGAGACTTCAGGTGAAG GTGTTGAGCATGAGTAGATTGGGGGGAGCTGGCGCAGTGGCACCACTTGTGACGGATATTCCAATATCGTCAGTTGAG GAAGAGAGCGGCGAAGGTGGAAGACCCCAGCCGGCCTGGGACAAGTGGTCAAATGATGGTACTGAACGTCAGGTAGCAAAACTCATGGAAGAAAATGTTGGGGCAGCTATGCAGTTTCTTCAATCCAAGGCACTCTGTATAATGCCTATATCTCTTGCTTCAGCTATATACCACACGCAACCACCAGATGCCTCCAACCTTATCAAGCCTGAAACAAATCCTCCTCCGTAG
- the LOC113715757 gene encoding transcription factor UNE12 isoform X2 — translation MANNPTDGPSDDFLEQILGFPAYAGAAAPTDPNLAPGNDAHALPPPMMLQLSSGDASSHLASVGLGVGVGLGVGTGGTFHGGNFPLGLSLEQGKAGGFVKMEEASGSGKRFRNDAVDGRPAAPSVRPGFHGQPLPTTVPVIPHPPAIRPRVRARRGQATDPHSIAERLRRERIAERIRALQELVPSVNKTDRAAMLDEIVDYVKFLRLQVKVLSMSRLGGAGAVAPLVTDIPISSVERAAKVEDPSRPGTSGQMMVLNVR, via the exons ATGGCTAATAATCCCACTGACGGCCCCTCCGACGACTTCCTTGAGCAAATCCTAGGGTTTCCTGCCTATGCCGGAGCTGCAGCCCCAACCGACCCCAACTTGGCTCCCGGGAATGACGCCCATGCCTTGCCGCCTCCCATGATGCTCCAGCTCAGCTCCGGCGACGCCTCCTCTCACCTCGCCAGTGTCGGCCTCGGCGTTGGAGTTGGACTCGGTGTTGGCACTGGTGGTACCTTTCACGGGGGTAATTTTCCTTTAGGGCTGAGTTTGGAGCAAGGCAAGGCGGGAGGGTTTGTGAAGATGGAAGAAGCCTCCGGGAGCGGGAAGAGGTTCCGAAACGACGCCGTTGATGGCAGACCTGCTGCTCCTTCCGTCAGACCT GGTTTCCATGGACAGCCATTGCCAACGACAGTTCCTGTAATTCCACATCCACCTGCAATTCGACCAAGGGTGCGGGCAAGGCGAGGTCAGGCTACAGATCCTCACAGTATAGCTGAGAGG CTACGCAGAGAACGAATAGCAGAAAGAATTAGAGCTTTGCAAGAATTGGTTCCCAGTGTCAATAAG ACTGACAGGGCAGCAATGCTTGATGAAATTGTAGATTACGTGAAGTTCCTGAGACTTCAGGTGAAG GTGTTGAGCATGAGTAGATTGGGGGGAGCTGGCGCAGTGGCACCACTTGTGACGGATATTCCAATATCGTCAGTTGAG AGAGCGGCGAAGGTGGAAGACCCCAGCCGGCCTGGGACAAGTGGTCAAATGATGGTACTGAACGTCAGGTAG